Proteins from a single region of Balaenoptera acutorostrata chromosome 16, mBalAcu1.1, whole genome shotgun sequence:
- the PCBD1 gene encoding pterin-4-alpha-carbinolamine dehydratase, with product MAGKAHRLSAEERDQLLPNLRAVGWNELEGRDAIFKQFHFKDFNRAFGFMTRVALQAEKLDHHPEWFNVYNKVHITLSTHECAGLSERDINLASFIEQVAVSMT from the exons ATG GCTGGCAAAGCACACAGGCTAAGTGCTGAGGAGAGGGACCAGCTGCTGCCAAACCTGCGGGCCGTGGGGTGGAACGAGCTGGAAGGCCGGGATGCCATCTTCAAGCAGTTCCATTTCAAAGACTTCAATCGG GCTTTTGGCTTCATGACAAGAGTGGCTCTTCAGGCTGAGAAATTGGACCACCATCCTGAATGGTTTAACGTGTACAACAAG GTCCACATCACCCTGAGCACTCATGAGTGTGCGGGCCTTTCAGAACGGGACATAAACCTGGCCAGCTTCATCGAGCAAGTAGCAGTGTCCATGACATAG